The Shewanella sp. KX20019 genome window below encodes:
- the kdsA gene encoding 3-deoxy-8-phosphooctulonate synthase gives MSNKTIGLGSIEIANDKPFVLFGGMNVLESRDLAMQIAETYAEVTQKLGIPYVFKASFDKANRSSVNSYRGPGMEEGLKIFEEIKSTFNLPLITDVHEVAQCAPVAEVVDIIQLPAFLARQTDLVVAMAQTGAIINVKKPQFLAPHEMRHIITKFNEAGNDEIILCERGSSFGYNNLVVDMLGMDEMKQSGYPVIFDATHALQQPGGRSDSAGGRRAQATELARSGMALGLAGLFIEAHPDPDNAKCDGPCALPLNQLENYLVQMKAVDDLIKSFAPIDTSK, from the coding sequence ATGAGCAATAAAACCATTGGTTTAGGTTCGATTGAAATCGCAAATGACAAACCTTTTGTGTTGTTTGGTGGTATGAATGTGCTGGAGTCACGCGATCTTGCAATGCAGATAGCCGAGACTTACGCGGAAGTGACTCAGAAACTGGGGATCCCTTACGTATTTAAAGCGTCATTTGATAAGGCGAATCGCTCATCGGTTAACTCTTACCGTGGCCCTGGCATGGAAGAGGGGTTAAAGATCTTTGAAGAGATCAAATCAACCTTCAACCTACCATTAATTACGGACGTACATGAAGTTGCTCAGTGTGCTCCAGTGGCTGAAGTTGTCGATATTATTCAGTTGCCAGCCTTCTTAGCACGTCAAACTGACTTGGTTGTCGCAATGGCGCAAACTGGTGCGATTATCAATGTTAAGAAACCACAGTTCTTAGCGCCTCACGAAATGCGTCACATCATTACTAAGTTTAATGAAGCGGGTAATGACGAGATCATTTTATGTGAGCGTGGCTCAAGCTTTGGTTATAACAACCTAGTGGTTGATATGTTGGGCATGGATGAGATGAAGCAATCAGGCTATCCAGTCATTTTTGATGCAACTCATGCATTACAACAACCAGGTGGACGTAGCGATAGTGCTGGTGGACGCCGCGCTCAAGCAACAGAGCTTGCACGGAGTGGCATGGCATTAGGTTTAGCGGGCTTGTTTATTGAAGCGCACCCAGATCCAGATAATGCAAAGTGTGATGGTCCTTGTGCTCTGCCGTTGAATCAGTTAGAGAACTATTTAGTGCAGATGAAAGCAGTTGATGATCTTATCAAGTCATTTGCGCCAATCGATACTAGTAAGTAG
- a CDS encoding DUF819 family protein produces the protein MSSSDSVTSALVTNDATALGILAVVLGFVFYTSNSSNHFWKKFYTYIPALLMCYFLPSLLNTFNIIDGDTSKLYFVASRYLLPACLVLLILSVDLKAILSLGPKAIIMFLTGTVGIVIGGPIALLIISSINPDVLGVTGPEAVWRGMTTLAGSWIGGGANQAAMKEIYGAGGEIFSIMVTVDVIVANIWMAVLLFMASKAKEIDAKTGADTSALEALKEKVEKYHAENARIPSLNDLMMIAAVGFGITGLAHLFADFLGPFFEANYPWTRDYSLTSKFFWLIVTVTTIGLAMSFSPVRHLEAAGASKVATVFLYILVATIGLHMDVSKLFDAENLWYFAIGIIWMTVHASFMLIVAKIIKAPLFYMAVGSQANVGGAASAPVVAAAFHPALAPVGVLLAVLGYALGTYMAWMCGQILQIVAT, from the coding sequence GTATACTCGCCGTTGTGTTGGGTTTTGTTTTTTATACCAGCAACAGTAGTAACCACTTTTGGAAGAAGTTTTATACTTACATTCCCGCATTGTTGATGTGTTATTTTTTACCATCATTGCTAAACACCTTTAATATTATCGACGGCGACACTTCCAAGCTGTATTTCGTCGCATCTCGTTATTTGCTACCGGCTTGTTTAGTGCTGCTTATTTTAAGTGTTGACCTTAAAGCAATTCTGTCTCTCGGCCCCAAAGCGATTATCATGTTTTTGACAGGTACCGTCGGGATTGTGATTGGCGGCCCTATTGCACTGTTGATTATCTCTAGCATCAACCCTGACGTGTTAGGTGTGACTGGTCCAGAGGCTGTATGGCGTGGTATGACAACGCTTGCGGGGAGTTGGATTGGTGGCGGCGCGAATCAGGCTGCTATGAAAGAGATCTACGGAGCCGGTGGCGAAATATTCTCTATCATGGTGACCGTCGATGTCATTGTGGCCAATATATGGATGGCAGTATTGCTATTTATGGCATCAAAAGCCAAAGAGATCGACGCTAAAACAGGGGCTGATACTTCGGCCTTAGAGGCGTTGAAAGAGAAAGTAGAAAAGTACCATGCCGAGAACGCACGTATTCCGAGCCTTAACGACTTAATGATGATTGCTGCAGTTGGCTTTGGTATTACCGGTCTAGCGCATCTATTCGCCGATTTCTTAGGGCCATTTTTTGAAGCGAACTACCCATGGACCCGCGATTACAGTTTAACCTCTAAGTTCTTCTGGTTAATCGTCACAGTAACAACCATCGGCTTAGCAATGTCGTTCAGCCCAGTGCGCCACCTAGAAGCGGCTGGCGCATCGAAAGTTGCAACAGTATTCTTGTACATCTTAGTCGCGACTATCGGTTTACATATGGATGTGTCTAAGCTATTTGATGCGGAGAACCTGTGGTACTTTGCTATTGGTATTATTTGGATGACAGTGCACGCCAGCTTTATGCTCATTGTCGCCAAAATAATTAAAGCGCCGCTATTTTATATGGCGGTAGGCAGTCAGGCTAACGTCGGTGGCGCAGCATCAGCCCCTGTTGTTGCAGCAGCGTTCCACCCAGCGCTTGCGCCTGTTGGTGTGCTTCTGGCTGTGTTGGGCTATGCTTTAGGCACTTATATGGCATGGATGTGTGGTCAAATCCTGCAAATAGTCGCAACCTAG